A region from the Andrena cerasifolii isolate SP2316 chromosome 9, iyAndCera1_principal, whole genome shotgun sequence genome encodes:
- the Arl6ip1 gene encoding ADP-ribosylation factor-like 6 interacting protein 1, giving the protein MTDSTTVEREKHMKQLKRSMECWREVILPLNSILLWEKSWYPGLIFGVTSTIFFLIWMLEPALLRIISVSLLVLALVDYLVPPLTGFLCTFNPWTGQKEKKLNEICQNLSATILQLQSLWRIMLNTRNDRPNVYYATIISCLVVCIWIGNTINNLLLLYLAVTVILLMPGFRHKVRSTPFLTFLPDYLSEAKKS; this is encoded by the exons CAGTACGACAGTAGAGAGG GAGAAGCACATGAAACAATTGAAACGGAGTATGGAATGTTGGCGTGAAGTGATACTCCCCTTGAATTCCATTCTATTATGGGAGAAATCTTGGTACCCTGGTCTTATATTTGGAGTCACAAGCACGATATTCTT TCTGATATGGATGTTGGAGCCTGCTCTGCTTAGAATAATATCTGTATCTCTTCTTGTGTTGGCCTTAGTTGATTATCTTGTACCACCTCTGACAGGCTTTTTGTGTACTTTCAATCCTTGGACAGGccaaaaagagaaaaagttgAATGAGATTTGTCAGAATCTGTCCGCAACGATCTTACAGTTACAAAGCCTATGGAGAATAATGTTAAATACACGAAATGACCGTCCTAACGTT TACTATGCCACCATAATATCTTGCCTCGTTGTTTGTATATGGATTGGAAATACGATCAACAATTTGCTCCTACTTTATCTTGCTG TGACGGTTATTCTACTTATGCCAGGATTCAGACACAAAGTACGTTCAACACCGTTCTTAACATTTCTGCCTGATTATTTGAGCGAAGCGAAAAAATCATAA
- the Pex11ab gene encoding peroxisomal biogenesis factor 11ab produces the protein MDTILKLNEQTAGRDRIVRLMQYGSRAYWYYAQNIRTTQHSAEILRSLEYTFSSFRKLLRLGRCLDSLYSALKIMKYPDVTVRVTLSISKIANALYLLADHIIWIGRVGLFRVDIEKWSKVANKYWLMTIIMNLTRDIYEIIKILDSAGKGVLARPNLSTIGTQYEMLYHLRNHKDVVMDAIKNGCDLFIPLTALGFTKFTPGTIGIFGVISSVVGLYTIIHPLYKLTPA, from the exons ATGGATACAATACTGAAGTTAAACGAACAAACAGCAGGCAGAGACAGAATTGTCAG ATTAATGCAATATGGAAGTCGGGCTTATTGGTATTACGCTCAGAATATCCGTACTACGCAACATTCTGCTGAAATTTTAAGGAGTTTAGAATACACTTTCAGTTCATTTAGAAAAT TATTGCGTCTTGGAAGATGCTTGGACAGTTTGTACTCTGCcttgaaaataatgaaatatccgGACGTAACAGTAAGAGTTACTTTGTCGATATCAAAAATTGCTAACGCTCTATACCTACTAGCGGATCACATAATTTGGATCGGTCGCGTCGGATTATTTAGAGTCGACATAGAGAAATGGAGCAAAGTAGCTAATAAATACTGGTTAATGACCATTATTATGAATCTTACAAGGGACATAtacgaaattattaaaatcctGGACAGTGCAGGGAAAGGTGTGTTGGCGAGGCCAAATTTGTCTACCATAGGCACGCAGTATGAAATGTTATATCATTTAAGGAACCATAAAGACGTCGTAATGGACGCCATTAAAAATGGATGCGATTTGTTTATTCCATTGACAGCATTAGGTTTTACCAAATTCACTCCTGGTACGATAGGTATATTCGGTGTTATCTCTTCGGTTGTAGGTCTTTATACAATAATTCACCCGTTATATAAATTAACACCAGCATAA
- the LOC143372958 gene encoding heme transporter hrg1-A yields MIRNLAIHLIISAIGVFVGISACIVFVAAYGNPDDGFWAILSGVLAAVCFHLHWVKGKETLERWHTKVTLRNLNCVGFVSAVAGTTFLIWYLFLTFYYQIPIVPVAESTAIQAVWSMICGKWGILLMYYSNKYELIIQEGSVPILTESNA; encoded by the exons ATGATTCGGAACCTTGCCATACACCTGATAATAAGCGCTATTGGTGTGTTTGTAGGCATATCGGCGTGTATCGTCTTCGTCGCCGCATACGGTAATCCCGACGACGGATTTTGGGCGATCTTATCAG GTGTATTAGCTGCAGTTTGCTTTCACCTGCATTGGGTTAAAGGAAAGGAAACTCTAGAAAGATGGCACACTAAAGTTACACTGCGGAATCTGAATTGCGTCGGGTTTGTGAGTGCCGTTGCTGGTACCACATTTTTAATTTGGTACCTCTTCCTCACATTTTATTATCAGATTC CCATCGTGCCAGTTGCAGAGAGTACCGCTATACAGGCGGTATGGTCCATGATTTGCGGCAAATGGGGAATTTTGTTAATGTACTATTCTAATAAGTACGAATTAATAATCCAAGAAGGATCTGTGCCTATACTAACGGAGAGTAATGCTTGA
- the LOC143372953 gene encoding uncharacterized protein LOC143372953, giving the protein MATALENFVTITHRDFNWPYAVPLIAKPAQPPMSAGIPLYTPRIDPEDCPCDEHAHQGSKNRYKYLAEKERQLYDQLVNVNQEMTNLATAILDSNCEPMDETMKTFYKTDYGKRGLPISEYRQLVAAVDSPYCSPIEEEVAELKNGYRDPTRFRYTAIERPHIHPAKTINLLQVPESFSLWGEPFTGRSEYMDTFSKMGLRNMKNRQQHLEPLPSSRRRFGDCKQ; this is encoded by the exons ATGGCTACTGCGTTGGAAAATTTCGTCACAATCACTCACCGTGACTTTAATTGGCCGTATGCGGTCCCCCTGATTGCAAAACCTGCCCAGCCACCGATGAGCGCAGGGATTCCTCTGTACACCCCCAGAATCGATCCTGAGGACTGCCCATGCGACGAGCATGCCCACCAAGGCAGTAAAAATCG GTACAAGTACCTAGCTGAAAAAGAGCGACAATTGTATGATCAATTGGTGAACGTTAATCAAGAGATGACCAATCTGGCGACGGCTATTTTGGACAGTAATTGCGAGCCGATGGACGAGACGATGAAGACCTTCTATAAGACAGATTATGGGAAACGAG GTTTACCGATCAGCGAGTACAGGCAGCTAGTGGCTGCGGTTGATTCGCCATATTGTTCGCCAATCGAAGAGGAAGTTGCGGAACTAAAGAATGGCTACAGGGATCCCACTAGATTTCGATACACCGCTATTGAGAGGCCGCACATTCACCCGGCTAAAACGATTAATTTGTTACAAG TTCCAGAAAGTTTCTCTCTGTGGGGGGAACCTTTCACTGGCCGCTCGGAGTATATGGACACCTTTAGTAAGATGGGTCTACGCAATATGAAAAATCGTCAACAACACCTGGAGCCGCTGCCTTCGTCAAGAAGAAGATTCGGCGACTGCAAGCAGTGA
- the LOC143373303 gene encoding LOW QUALITY PROTEIN: uncharacterized protein LOC143373303 (The sequence of the model RefSeq protein was modified relative to this genomic sequence to represent the inferred CDS: substituted 1 base at 1 genomic stop codon) codes for MVIGSRWPPKAGDNRRKASPHAGTVPANNWSREIHPNAVRYANSNHYPQDCTGVRETKFLDARTSRETLAEAEETGVNKNNVXLTFHNYADESVFVNVVPKHSNNAALRERYHPELIGSEAMIAVQRLQRLKELQMKREFSEKYYSQEIKRLIGEYYFGPRLAAPTMRPNGRLQSSSFQSCSGDRLRSNLEPCGTMTTITRLNCGCIQETTRPIFTTARGRVQRRNCSQSQDNMFRFAPSNLQEHLFSSLESQKERQRSKSRKRLPLDPRTCHKIAPSGDQDFETETEKRNEEQESEIPSRISRNTAPYQKCSDTSATSV; via the exons ATGGTGATTGGTTCAAGGTGGCCACCGAAAGCTGGAGATAATCGTCGAAAAGCTTCGCCGCACGCTGGTACCGTGCCAGCAAACAATTGGTCCAGGGAGATACATCCCAACGCGGTGCGGTACGCCAATTCGAACCATTATCCACAGGACTGCACCGGCGTGCGCGAGACGAAATTTCTTGACGCGAGGACTTCCCGGGAAACTCTCGCCGAGGCTGAAGAAACCGGCGTTAATAAGAATAACGTATGATTAACG TTCCACAATTATGCGGACGAATCGGTTTTCGTGAACGTCGTCCCGAAGCACAGCAACAATGCAGCCCTCCGCGAGAGGTATCACCCGGAGTTAATCGGGTCCGAGGCGATGATAGCGGTCCAGAGACTGCAGAGGCTGAAAGAACTACAAATGAAACGAGAATTCAGCGAGAAATACTATTCGCAAGAGATCAAACGATTGATCGGCGAATATTATTTCGGTCCGAGGTTGGCCGCGCCAACGATGAGACCGAACGGAAGATTGCAAAGTTCCAGCTTCCAATCGTGTTCTGGGGATCGGCTGAGGAGT AACCTGGAACCATGCGGCACAATGACCACAATTACTAGACTGAATTGTGGATGCATTCAGGAGACGACGAGGCCAATTTTCACGACAGCAAGGGGTCGCGTTCAGAGAAGGAATTGCAGTCAATCGCAGGACAATATGTTTAGATTCGCCCCTTCGAATCTCCAGGAGCACTTATTTTCGTCGTTAGAATCGCAGAAGGAGAGGCAACGCTCGAAGTCGAGGAAACGGCTGCCCTTGGACCCTCGAACGTGCCACAAGATCGCTCCATCCGGCGATCAAGATTTCGAAACGGAGACCGAGAAGAGAAACGAGGAGCAAGAATCGGAAATCCCTAGTCGCATTTCGAGAAACACAGCCCCCTATCAAAAGTGCAGCGACACCTCGGCCACCTCCGTTTAG
- the LOC143372872 gene encoding uncharacterized protein LOC143372872 isoform X2 — translation MEQFISTYQKDYAWPSRRIKHTPPSLLKEGGSCRCSTRSREIKVVDPCGDEHEWSRLGPMGRLLDAKLYPAKTGPYPETEASKHDQPGTYIRKSTPIDEIIQRVDRDRLKTTYQVDFSETAAAATDEMARGPCAASGRPPEDIDCRPSARSGVLKRDRGASGTGDIGDVTKKKGEDDSQETRLPPWRSEYQDGISRLGHAIIKTRIHHKRTAAPAWAMAAF, via the exons ATGGAGCAGTTTATTTCAACGTATCAGAAAGATTACGCGTGGCCTTCGAGGAGGATTAAGCACACGCCGCCGAGTCTTCTGAAGGAAGGTGGCTCCTGTCGATGTAGCACGCGTTCGCGCGAAATAAAGGTCGTCGACCCATGCGGAGATGAACACGAGTGGAGCCGCCTGGGTCCTATGGGGCGGCTGCTGGACGCAAAGCTCTATCCTGCCAAAACTGGGCCGTACCCGGAGACAGAGGCGTCGAAGCACGACCAACCGGGCACGTACATAAGGAAG AGCACCCCTATCGACGAGATAATCCAACGCGTGGATCGAGATCGATTGAAGACCACCTACCAGGTGGACTTCTCCGAAACGG CAGCGGCAGCTACGGACGAAATGGCCAGGGGACCTTGCGCTGCCAGCGGACGACCGCCAGAGGATATTGATTGTCGTCCCTCCGCTCGGTCTGGAGTTCTTAAACGCGATCGCGGTGCCAGTGGAACGGGAGATATAGGGGACGTAACGAAAAAGAAGGGTGAAGATGATTCTCAAGAAACGCGGTTACCACCTTGGCGATCAGAGTACCAGGATGGCATCAGTAGATTAGGCCACGCCATTATCAAAACGAGGATTCATCACAAGAGGACCGCAGCACCGGCATGGGCGATGGCGGCATTTTAA
- the LOC143372872 gene encoding uncharacterized protein LOC143372872 isoform X1 yields MEQFISTYQKDYAWPSRRIKHTPPSLLKEGGSCRCSTRSREIKVVDPCGDEHEWSRLGPMGRLLDAKLYPAKTGPYPETEASKHDQPGTYIRKLEEKYPNLYGILQSTPIDEIIQRVDRDRLKTTYQVDFSETAAAATDEMARGPCAASGRPPEDIDCRPSARSGVLKRDRGASGTGDIGDVTKKKGEDDSQETRLPPWRSEYQDGISRLGHAIIKTRIHHKRTAAPAWAMAAF; encoded by the exons ATGGAGCAGTTTATTTCAACGTATCAGAAAGATTACGCGTGGCCTTCGAGGAGGATTAAGCACACGCCGCCGAGTCTTCTGAAGGAAGGTGGCTCCTGTCGATGTAGCACGCGTTCGCGCGAAATAAAGGTCGTCGACCCATGCGGAGATGAACACGAGTGGAGCCGCCTGGGTCCTATGGGGCGGCTGCTGGACGCAAAGCTCTATCCTGCCAAAACTGGGCCGTACCCGGAGACAGAGGCGTCGAAGCACGACCAACCGGGCACGTACATAAGGAAG TTGGAAGAGAAGTATCCTAATCTCTATGGAATCCTACAGAGCACCCCTATCGACGAGATAATCCAACGCGTGGATCGAGATCGATTGAAGACCACCTACCAGGTGGACTTCTCCGAAACGG CAGCGGCAGCTACGGACGAAATGGCCAGGGGACCTTGCGCTGCCAGCGGACGACCGCCAGAGGATATTGATTGTCGTCCCTCCGCTCGGTCTGGAGTTCTTAAACGCGATCGCGGTGCCAGTGGAACGGGAGATATAGGGGACGTAACGAAAAAGAAGGGTGAAGATGATTCTCAAGAAACGCGGTTACCACCTTGGCGATCAGAGTACCAGGATGGCATCAGTAGATTAGGCCACGCCATTATCAAAACGAGGATTCATCACAAGAGGACCGCAGCACCGGCATGGGCGATGGCGGCATTTTAA